The sequence TATCAGGACTCAAATGCTTGTATTGTGGTAAAAATCGGTTCTGACCAGACTTGAAGCGATCTTTGAGGAAATCCACCCCTTTCAGCCAGATAGCGGCGGCGGCCAACTCCTCAAAAACCCGCTCCTGCACTTCCATCCAGCCATCCCGACGGTACCCGCTCTGGGTACGGCCGGCCACCACGGCGGCTTCCAGGGGCAGTACGGCGGAAGCCCCTTCCTTGGCCGTAAACAGAAAGGTTTCTTGCAGCCACTTGGGGGCTTCTCCTCGGGCCAACACGGTGCCCACGGCATCAGCGACGCCGGAAAAACGGGGCTGCTTGCGACCTTGTGATTGTTTGCCAGACAAAGAACGGGTGGGAGCGCTGGCCGCCACCGGGTGCGTTTGAATGGATTTTTTATGAACAGGCAAAGCGCCTATCCCGGTTGGAGCAGACATGCTCTGGAGTACCTTTGGTTCAAAACCGGTTGGTGGATAAGATATCGCTTAATCTGAGAGTTTCAATGAATAAAAAGGCATCTGAAGATAATTTGATGCCATGAAAACACAAACACGATCGTTTCGTGGAAAAAAATCGCTCAAACTGGGGTAAAAAGTGAGAATTCTTAACCGGAAAAGGGAAGAGCCACCAGCACATTGCCCTGTAGAACGGCCTCTTCCGCTTCCGCCATGGCCTGTGCGCCTTCCCAGTAGACAATACCATCCCGGTAGTAGCGACTTTTTTCTGTCGGTAACGGGATCTGGACTTTACCCGCGTATAAGTCGTGGATGGTTTCCAGATATTGAACCGGGTTACCGATATCGCTCCAGTAACCCTCCACCTTTTGAGCCCAGAATGCGCCCAGTTCAGGCTGGGTCAGGCTCCGCCGCAAAATGGCCGGAAAAATGTCCATGGCAAAGTCCAGCGCCACTTCAGCGGGTACCGGAAGGCCCGCCTGTCGGGCGTTTTGCTGGGCGGTAGCCAGAGCGTCGTTATAAATTTCCACAATCAGGGGAAAACTGCGAGGCGAGAAAATATAAAAGCCGGTGTTGGCCAGCCGGGATTTGGCCTCTTCCCGCTTCGGTTTTTCCTGAAAGGCCACGATTTTACCGGATTGCCCATCGGCAGCGGACTGATCGGTCACAATAATGCCGAATTTATCCACGTCCTGCGCCTCAATCCACTGACAACCAATGGTCAGCAGGGCATTTTCAGCGATATGAGCCTCCATCAGGGCGCTAAAGTCCGCGTCGGTCACGGAATCTCCCTGAACTACCAGCAAGGGCTGATTCACATCCAGGAGAGATTGGTACTGAGGGTCTATCAGCATTTTTCGCAGTCCGCCAGCCGTACCGGACGGCTCAGACTCGTGAATATAGGCCACTTGCCCTTCCTGGCAACGGCTCAGACTGGCCATCAAGGACTCCGGCTTAAAGAAGGTGTTGACGATGATGTTGCGGAACCCGTGAGTCACCAGCCTGTTGGCAATGCACTCAATCACGCTGGAGCGCCCGGACAGCGGAACAGCGGGCTTGGAGTAGTGCGTGCTGTCTCCGGAAATGCGCTCAAACCGGGTGGCGAGGCCTGCCCCTAAAATCGTAGCCTGCATTGAATGGCTCTGGGGCGTGTGGTTCTTTGGCTCGGAGGCTTGCTTGGCGGAATTCCCGGTAATGGGCTGTCCAGCCAGCGACAGTTCAACCCCGCCCACGCAAACCGACGATCCGGGCAGGGCAAAATAATGGCCCCCGGTGGGCGAGGTCACCATGCCCATGAAGCCACCTTTTCCCCAGAAGAGTTCCACGGCGTGGGTGGCGTTTTCAAGCTGGTGAAGCCGTCCCAGGCACTGATTGGTTTGAGTGTCTATTATCTCGAAGTGAGGCTGCCGTTCCACAGGGCTTAATCTCAGGCGATTGGCCTCCATCGGGGTGTTTAAAACGCAGGAATTCAAAGCATTCATTCTGGGATAAGCCTCACTTTTTGCCCCATAACGTTTGGGCCACCCGGCATCAAAGCGCACCATCGGCACACAGGCAGGACGATTAAATATCTTACCCTGAACCCCGGCGGATTGGCACCCTGAACTTATAACCCGCTCACAGTGATCCTTGTAACAGTTTGTAACTGTCTCTATCACCATTGGGGAGAAAAGGGCAATTCTTTGGCGCGCAATTTTTTATATATAGTATATCCATCATCCAATCATCGCCACTCATCCCAAACGGTTTCCGCACAGGACCACCTGGCTGAACGAGGCTCATTCGTGAAGTGTTCAGGATGAAAGCGAGCGTGACCCGTATGCAATCAGAGTGAAAGGGGCCAATGATGCAATTCCAGCAACGTGTTGAAGAAAAAGTCCGTCAAAAGCAACTGAAGCAGTTATCGAAGCAGATTCAGGGGCTTCGGAATGAAATGGAATTTGTGGAAATTCTGGCCCAGTTCTGGCCCTTACCCAACATGTCTCAAAAAATGGAACGGCTACAGCAGCGGCTGGCCCTGCTAGATCAGCAGTATCAGGCCTATCAAACCCTGAGGGCAAGTTAACCGCGGCAAGCAAAAAAGGCCTTGTCCGACAGGGCGGCTTTACGGTCGAGAATAGACACGGTCCCAACATTGTTGTAGGATTAGCTTACTCTCTCATCAGGCTTATAAACCGGGATGTAGCGCAGCTTGGTAGCGCATCTGCTTTGGGAGCAGAGGGTCGCAGGTTCGAATCCTGTCATCCCGACCATCCTCTCTTGGTTTGTGTTGATTACTGGTTTATGGCTGATGTAACCGGTTCTCCTTGCGGGAGTAACTCAATTGGTAGAGTACTTGCCTTCCAAGCAAGATGTTGCGGGTTCGAGCCCCGTCTCCCGCTCCAAATCTTTTATCAAGCCCTTCGCTATGTCATCGCACATTTGCACGTGAACTCAAAAGCATCGTAAACTCGAAAGCATAGTGATACGAAAGTAGTGAAAAAGACCTCAGAAAACAGCCTTCGCAAAGGATTGTCCGAAATTTACACCCCCATCTCCAAAAGTTTCGGAAATTGCTCAAAAAAGGGGCATCCAATGCTGGGCAGGCTGTCTGGCCCGTGACAAGATTTCAGGCTGCCACTCGACCGGAAGCGGCCCTCGGCTCTACAATGCAGCGTCACAGCCTTTTATTGCGTGGCAGAGACTGAAGAACTTAAAGATTTAAACGACGTCCAGAGCGGAAAAGACTGTTTCACGAAAGATCGTGAAAGGAGTCTCACCCTTGAACTGGCGATGCCGCATTCTTGTTAGTAGCCTGATTCTGGCCGTGGTGGTCAGCAACTCACCGGCCTTGGCCCAGCTTGGGGTTGGCTTTGGCATTTGGGGCGGGGGTGGACATAACACTGGCTATGGCGGCTGGTTTGGAACGTCGCTATGGCCCTACCGCAGTCGTTCTATTGTCCCACTCCGGACTTCGGAAAAAAACAGGGCGGCCAACGGCTATCTGGAAGGCGTTTTGACCTTGCGCACCGTATGCCCTGAAAGTCAGTCCGAGGTAGCCTGCCCGGTGCTTTCCACTCCGCTCAGTGATATTGCCATTTCTGCGGAACCCTATGGGGCCAACCAGTGGATTACCAGCCATCCTGACGCCAATGGGCATTTTCGCCTGATTCTTGCGCCGGGCGGCTACAACCTCCGAATTCATCACCCGGACCTGACCGGGAGCGATGAAATTTTGCGACAAATTATTATTCAGCCCGGCAAAACCAGTTGGCAAAATTTTCAGCTCGAACAACC comes from Vampirovibrio chlorellavorus and encodes:
- a CDS encoding nucleotidyltransferase family protein, giving the protein MNALNSCVLNTPMEANRLRLSPVERQPHFEIIDTQTNQCLGRLHQLENATHAVELFWGKGGFMGMVTSPTGGHYFALPGSSVCVGGVELSLAGQPITGNSAKQASEPKNHTPQSHSMQATILGAGLATRFERISGDSTHYSKPAVPLSGRSSVIECIANRLVTHGFRNIIVNTFFKPESLMASLSRCQEGQVAYIHESEPSGTAGGLRKMLIDPQYQSLLDVNQPLLVVQGDSVTDADFSALMEAHIAENALLTIGCQWIEAQDVDKFGIIVTDQSAADGQSGKIVAFQEKPKREEAKSRLANTGFYIFSPRSFPLIVEIYNDALATAQQNARQAGLPVPAEVALDFAMDIFPAILRRSLTQPELGAFWAQKVEGYWSDIGNPVQYLETIHDLYAGKVQIPLPTEKSRYYRDGIVYWEGAQAMAEAEEAVLQGNVLVALPFSG
- a CDS encoding carboxypeptidase-like regulatory domain-containing protein yields the protein MNWRCRILVSSLILAVVVSNSPALAQLGVGFGIWGGGGHNTGYGGWFGTSLWPYRSRSIVPLRTSEKNRAANGYLEGVLTLRTVCPESQSEVACPVLSTPLSDIAISAEPYGANQWITSHPDANGHFRLILAPGGYNLRIHHPDLTGSDEILRQIIIQPGKTSWQNFQLEQPLQ